One segment of Vicinamibacterales bacterium DNA contains the following:
- a CDS encoding ADOP family duplicated permease, whose protein sequence is MRTSLSRLLDLVLRRQREERLTEELQSHLDMLTDEHVANGLSPAEARLAARKSFGGVDQTKMRYREQRGFPIVETVLQDVRFAIRVLTRDRGFALTAILVLGVGLGVNNMFFTLVYAHKFRGVDIKDVEQVMHISTFDDRGTNRLMSLPEFHDLQAAATSFDGLAAYVNGIATVGDEGRAPDRFSAAYVSSNAFPLLNLSPSLGRLPSADDDRPGGEPVVLLGSDAWRQRYNGDPQVLGRTVLINGSPAMVIGIIPERSGFPSAASIWLPLGQFPELKSDRSAKPLNVVGRLQDGAGEEAARSEVETIFGGFEAAHPDTNRNVRARVVPLNQRLLGSLDGWMPFIWAGIIVILVACANAANLMMARAVHRAPEIAIRTSLGASRTRIVGQLLIEAVVIASAAAMVGAVISVVGVRAVQSGIPEGTLPYWNDYAMDRAVFGGLVALSLATVAVFGLIPAIYASGTDVSCTLKDGGRAKTRGGMGVVTGGFLSVELALAMILLAQVALASYIANQPMPTDANINTTEIVTAAVTLPTASYATAQQRSDYFVRLEERLQSRAEVVSVSRATVLPGGGTSPQRLQIRGQKPPQGEPLPTVLTIDTSPRYFETLALDMLKGRDFTLVDGGPNSAVAIVNDRFAQVFLDGADAIGLQLALTAANAPANTEPRWVTVIGVAPTVRQQGPGGVEQRTPVVYVPIAAAAPATSAVLIRHRVDAERAAGVLRAEAQATDPNVAFYSMRTMERAVREAQWNRHMSAVLADTVTWMSVLLAMVGLYAVTAQRVTLKTREIGLRMALGARSAQVAETIVAGLRVPLLAGLLLGTAGAMAWDGAYSSGIAGVYASAPPTLLKIAGFIVALMVVSCFIPLRRAMRMSPVSALRDD, encoded by the coding sequence ATGAGAACCTCCCTTTCGCGATTGCTTGATCTCGTGCTGCGGCGCCAACGAGAAGAGCGGCTGACGGAGGAGCTGCAGTCGCATCTCGACATGCTCACCGATGAACACGTCGCGAACGGGCTGTCGCCGGCTGAGGCCCGGCTGGCCGCGCGCAAGAGCTTTGGCGGCGTTGACCAGACGAAGATGCGCTACCGCGAGCAACGCGGCTTCCCCATTGTCGAGACGGTGCTGCAGGACGTTCGCTTCGCAATCCGAGTGCTCACGCGCGATCGTGGCTTCGCGCTGACCGCCATCCTCGTGTTGGGTGTGGGGCTCGGAGTCAACAACATGTTCTTCACTTTGGTCTACGCGCACAAGTTTCGAGGCGTCGACATCAAAGACGTCGAACAGGTGATGCACATTTCCACGTTCGACGATCGCGGCACCAATCGCCTGATGTCGCTGCCGGAATTCCACGACCTGCAAGCAGCGGCAACCAGCTTCGACGGTTTGGCCGCCTACGTGAACGGCATCGCGACCGTTGGCGATGAGGGACGTGCGCCGGACCGGTTCAGTGCGGCCTATGTCAGCTCCAACGCCTTTCCGCTGTTGAACCTGTCCCCATCGTTGGGACGCCTGCCGTCTGCCGACGATGATCGTCCCGGTGGTGAGCCGGTTGTACTGCTGGGCAGCGATGCGTGGCGACAGCGCTACAACGGCGACCCGCAGGTTCTGGGCCGCACGGTGCTCATCAACGGATCACCGGCGATGGTGATCGGCATCATCCCAGAGCGATCCGGCTTCCCGAGCGCAGCGAGCATCTGGCTGCCGCTTGGTCAGTTCCCGGAACTGAAGTCTGATCGTTCAGCGAAGCCACTGAACGTGGTCGGCCGGCTGCAAGACGGCGCAGGCGAGGAAGCGGCGCGCAGCGAAGTCGAAACAATTTTCGGCGGCTTCGAGGCCGCCCATCCCGACACCAACCGCAACGTGCGTGCCCGGGTCGTGCCGCTCAACCAGCGACTGCTCGGGAGTCTCGACGGCTGGATGCCGTTCATCTGGGCTGGCATTATCGTGATCCTGGTCGCGTGCGCCAACGCGGCAAACCTGATGATGGCGCGCGCGGTCCATCGCGCCCCCGAGATTGCCATCCGCACGTCACTCGGTGCCAGCCGCACCCGCATCGTCGGCCAGCTCCTGATCGAAGCGGTGGTGATCGCCAGCGCTGCGGCCATGGTAGGCGCCGTGATCTCCGTTGTTGGGGTCCGCGCGGTGCAGTCAGGCATTCCCGAAGGCACCCTGCCTTACTGGAACGACTACGCGATGGACCGAGCGGTGTTCGGCGGATTAGTCGCGCTATCGCTCGCGACGGTTGCGGTGTTCGGGTTGATTCCTGCCATTTACGCATCGGGCACCGACGTAAGTTGCACTCTCAAGGACGGCGGCCGCGCCAAGACCCGCGGGGGAATGGGTGTCGTAACTGGTGGGTTTTTGAGCGTGGAGTTAGCTCTGGCGATGATTCTGCTCGCCCAAGTGGCGCTCGCTTCCTACATCGCGAACCAGCCGATGCCAACCGACGCCAACATCAACACTACGGAGATTGTCACGGCTGCCGTGACACTTCCGACCGCGTCATACGCCACGGCACAGCAACGGAGCGACTATTTCGTACGGCTTGAGGAGCGCTTGCAATCGCGCGCGGAGGTCGTCAGCGTATCACGCGCCACCGTGCTGCCTGGCGGCGGGACGAGCCCACAGCGCCTGCAGATCCGCGGCCAGAAGCCGCCTCAAGGCGAACCGCTGCCAACGGTGCTGACCATCGACACCTCGCCACGGTATTTTGAAACGCTGGCGCTCGACATGCTGAAGGGACGTGACTTCACCCTCGTCGACGGCGGCCCCAACAGCGCCGTGGCGATCGTCAACGATCGTTTCGCGCAGGTGTTCCTGGACGGCGCCGATGCCATCGGCCTGCAACTCGCCCTCACCGCGGCGAATGCCCCTGCCAATACCGAACCGCGCTGGGTGACGGTGATTGGCGTCGCTCCGACCGTGCGCCAGCAGGGTCCGGGCGGCGTCGAACAAAGAACGCCGGTGGTCTACGTGCCGATTGCCGCTGCGGCGCCTGCAACCTCGGCGGTGCTCATCAGGCATCGGGTGGACGCTGAGCGCGCCGCCGGCGTGTTGCGCGCTGAAGCACAGGCGACTGACCCCAACGTGGCCTTTTACAGCATGCGCACGATGGAGCGAGCGGTCAGGGAAGCGCAATGGAACCGCCACATGTCGGCGGTACTGGCGGACACGGTAACGTGGATGAGCGTGTTGTTAGCGATGGTCGGGCTCTATGCCGTGACCGCGCAGCGGGTCACGCTCAAGACGCGAGAGATCGGCCTGCGCATGGCCCTCGGGGCACGATCGGCGCAGGTCGCCGAGACGATCGTCGCCGGCCTACGAGTGCCGTTGCTCGCCGGCTTGCTGCTCGGCACGGCGGGCGCGATGGCGTGGGACGGGGCGTACTCCTCAGGCATCGCCGGCGTCTACGCCAGCGCGCCGCCAACGCTGCTCAAGATTGCCGGCTTCATTGTCGCGCTTATGGTCGTGTCGTGTTTCATTCCGCTGCGCCGCGCGATGCGGATGAGTCCCGTGTCGGCCCTTCGTGACGACTGA
- a CDS encoding ABC transporter permease, whose amino-acid sequence MRTILSRLVDFLLRRRREDRLTEEIQAHLDLMADDYLAQGMSPADARFAARKAFGGVDQIKERYRDERGLPLLDTLAQDLRFAVRLMLKAPAFTLTAAGSLAFSIGALTLAYSAVNAIVFKSLPIADPARVFFVQNGNGGWSYPDYRDLRERLDVDALAGYRIAMMNVGLEPAPAILWGYLATGDYFDALGLTPAAGRFFTQRDDDSGAPIAVLAYDTWQGRFGGRAGMVGGTIQINGRPFTIVGIAPRGFHGTETLYRSEVWVPMRLQPDIEARGSWLERRLTQNVMVIARLRHGDRKEAAEAEIGAVVAQLSAEHERNGPLQLRLTRPGLFGDGLGAAARAFVWGLFGLGVVLMLAGCSNLAGLLLARGNDRAREIALRSALGAGKSRIARQLLTESVFLALCGGIGGGALAWVGTRVVSAWPLPTELPVRLDLTADLGVWSFATAAAIVVGLVVGLAPARFASRLDLNRSLKGTSAFALGGRRIQGRELLVCLQVAFCIVLLHASFLAMRGLQRAATASLGWNPDGIAMAATELGLARYTRSQADAYWRAVLEEARAFPGVVSAATSNSLPLHLDQSTTPLFSTTATAPEGGISASSYQVSPGYFATLQIPLREGRDFSDFDGQGSPLVAIVNRAAADRLFGGKALGRQLTEGRGGTPIQIVGVVEDGKYVGLAEARRAAIFRPLSQQYNNSSMLIVRGARPGAVSSNDAREIIRLIDPGLPIRSAATGAQITALPLLPYRAAVAALGLLGLIASGLLLSGLHAMLAYAVVRRQREIGIRVALGADRVSVVRAMLTRVAWTLAIGVALGAFLTAGTGPAISSMVLGVSPIEPQLVVAIAVMLTLIAGASCAGPIRRSLHIDPLKALREE is encoded by the coding sequence ATGCGAACCATCCTCTCGCGACTGGTTGACTTCCTGCTTCGGCGTCGGCGCGAGGACCGCCTGACGGAGGAGATCCAGGCTCATCTCGACCTCATGGCCGACGACTACCTCGCGCAAGGCATGTCACCCGCCGATGCGCGCTTCGCGGCGCGCAAGGCGTTCGGCGGCGTCGATCAGATCAAGGAGCGCTACCGCGACGAGCGCGGCTTGCCGCTCCTCGACACCCTGGCGCAGGACCTGCGCTTCGCCGTCCGGCTGATGCTCAAGGCGCCGGCATTCACGCTCACTGCAGCCGGGTCGCTCGCGTTCAGCATTGGCGCGCTCACGCTCGCCTATTCCGCCGTCAACGCGATCGTCTTCAAGTCGCTGCCGATCGCCGATCCGGCGCGCGTGTTCTTCGTGCAGAACGGCAACGGCGGCTGGTCGTATCCCGACTACCGCGATCTGCGTGAGCGTCTCGATGTCGATGCGCTCGCGGGCTACCGCATCGCGATGATGAACGTCGGCCTCGAACCGGCGCCGGCGATTCTTTGGGGCTACCTCGCCACTGGTGACTACTTCGATGCGCTCGGCCTCACGCCGGCCGCCGGACGATTCTTCACCCAACGGGATGACGACAGCGGGGCGCCGATCGCGGTGCTCGCCTATGACACCTGGCAGGGACGTTTTGGTGGCCGCGCCGGCATGGTCGGCGGCACGATTCAGATCAATGGACGGCCGTTCACCATCGTCGGCATCGCGCCGCGTGGGTTCCACGGCACGGAAACGCTCTACCGGTCCGAGGTTTGGGTCCCGATGCGGCTGCAACCGGACATCGAAGCGCGCGGCTCGTGGCTCGAGAGGCGACTTACGCAGAACGTCATGGTGATCGCGAGGCTACGTCACGGTGACCGGAAGGAGGCGGCCGAAGCCGAGATCGGCGCCGTCGTTGCGCAGTTGAGCGCGGAGCATGAGCGTAACGGTCCGCTGCAACTGCGCCTGACGCGACCGGGCCTGTTCGGCGATGGCCTCGGCGCGGCAGCGCGAGCGTTCGTGTGGGGTCTGTTCGGCCTCGGCGTGGTGCTGATGCTGGCGGGCTGCTCCAACCTCGCGGGCCTGCTGCTCGCGCGCGGCAACGACCGTGCGCGTGAGATTGCGCTGCGCAGCGCGCTGGGGGCCGGCAAGTCGCGCATCGCCCGTCAGCTCCTGACCGAGTCTGTGTTTCTCGCCCTGTGCGGCGGCATCGGCGGCGGTGCGCTGGCGTGGGTCGGCACGCGCGTCGTGAGCGCGTGGCCGCTTCCGACCGAACTCCCGGTTCGGCTCGACCTGACCGCCGACCTCGGGGTGTGGTCGTTCGCCACGGCCGCGGCGATCGTCGTGGGACTCGTCGTCGGCCTGGCGCCGGCGAGGTTTGCGTCGCGGCTCGATCTTAATCGCTCCCTCAAGGGCACGTCGGCGTTCGCACTCGGTGGGCGGCGCATCCAGGGTCGCGAGCTTCTCGTCTGCCTGCAAGTGGCGTTCTGCATCGTGCTGCTGCACGCCTCTTTCCTGGCGATGCGCGGCCTGCAGCGGGCGGCCACGGCGTCGCTCGGGTGGAACCCCGATGGCATCGCGATGGCCGCCACCGAGCTCGGCCTGGCCCGCTACACTCGGTCACAGGCTGACGCGTATTGGCGCGCCGTTCTCGAGGAAGCGCGCGCGTTCCCAGGGGTAGTGTCAGCAGCAACCTCGAACTCCCTGCCGCTCCACCTCGACCAGTCGACCACCCCGCTATTCAGCACGACCGCAACAGCGCCCGAGGGCGGTATTTCGGCGTCAAGCTACCAAGTGTCACCCGGTTACTTCGCGACGCTCCAGATCCCGCTTCGCGAAGGCCGAGACTTCAGCGACTTCGACGGTCAAGGCAGCCCGTTGGTCGCGATTGTCAATCGGGCCGCAGCGGACCGGCTTTTCGGCGGCAAGGCCCTTGGCCGACAGCTCACCGAAGGACGTGGCGGCACGCCCATCCAGATCGTCGGCGTCGTCGAAGACGGCAAGTATGTCGGCCTCGCCGAAGCTCGGCGCGCGGCAATTTTTCGCCCGTTGTCGCAGCAGTACAACAACTCGTCGATGCTGATCGTGCGCGGCGCCAGGCCCGGAGCGGTGAGCAGCAACGACGCACGCGAAATCATCCGGCTCATCGACCCGGGGCTGCCGATCCGCAGTGCGGCAACTGGCGCGCAGATCACGGCGCTACCGTTGCTGCCCTATCGCGCTGCGGTGGCAGCGCTCGGGCTACTCGGCCTGATCGCCAGTGGCCTGCTGCTTTCCGGCCTGCACGCCATGCTCGCCTACGCGGTGGTCAGGCGGCAACGTGAAATCGGCATCCGCGTGGCCCTCGGCGCCGACCGGGTATCGGTCGTGCGGGCGATGCTGACGCGCGTGGCCTGGACCCTTGCCATCGGAGTGGCCCTGGGCGCCTTCCTGACGGCCGGCACCGGCCCCGCGATCTCGTCAATGGTGCTGGGAGTCTCTCCCATCGAACCGCAGCTGGTCGTGGCGATTGCCGTCATGCTGACCCTGATCGCCGGGGCGTCGTGTGCCGGACCGATTCGCCGTTCGCTGCACATCGACCCGTTGAAGGCGTTGAGGGAGGAATAG
- a CDS encoding PadR family transcriptional regulator: protein MSTNSEVPYGTLDLMVLKTLAALSPLHGYGIARRIEQVAQGSLALNQGTIYPALLRLEQKGWIKSDWGMSENNRRARFYTITAAGKRQLSAEADLWAQTVATVNRLLEES from the coding sequence ATGTCAACCAATTCCGAAGTCCCGTACGGCACCCTCGATCTCATGGTCCTCAAGACGCTGGCCGCCCTCAGCCCGCTGCACGGCTACGGCATTGCCCGACGCATCGAGCAGGTGGCGCAAGGCTCGCTGGCGCTGAACCAGGGGACCATTTATCCGGCTCTCCTTCGGCTCGAGCAGAAGGGCTGGATTAAGAGCGACTGGGGCATGAGCGAGAACAACCGGCGCGCCCGCTTCTACACGATCACTGCCGCCGGCAAGCGGCAGCTCTCGGCTGAAGCCGACTTGTGGGCGCAAACGGTGGCGACGGTCAATCGACTGCTCGAGGAATCGTGA
- a CDS encoding FtsX-like permease family protein: protein MTPLAIHDARSALRLFRSQRTFAASVVLTVATASGFLGVAVNLAVSVLAPYLHLARESRPMTRLIIDDVILGGAKADDPLAAVLPIAAVLLLAGGMVLVAACVNLATLLTNQYRTRLGEFAIRASIGGTPSRLLRQLFAEGVVLSLMASALGGVFAFWTRQTMFGFFSPEQAAIVEESFSASATLATSGLTLALCAAVFFSCARFASGLGLPFLQAGSSNLSIKAKGARPSGPLVVAQVAVASASLIGAAMLRDGLNHTLQVGPGLTSSGVAVIHAITQKRYEDPARGRRFQYEVLERVSRTPGVESAAWTSSLPLVKTSRTGYSRDEAGPFLPYDTVMISSGYFETMRHPILNGREFNAEHDATRADAAIVNLPLAQTLFADGALRQHLLTDTGRRLEIIGVVSDAKYRKMAESVRPTVFVPLSTMYLSGLHLVTRTEGQASRMIPAIAEVVRSIDNPEIDRETTLDLHLQTAVRREQVAMVFVGACSVMILLFALIGPFLLTRHSVRSRQDELAVRVAVGARRKHLFELVMSHAARATLAGILIGEASALAVGASFGYIPGNSIATAIPPSLAIAAILMGSCAVSAALPTVRILRANPASALR, encoded by the coding sequence ATGACACCACTTGCCATTCATGACGCCCGGTCCGCACTCCGCTTGTTTCGCTCGCAACGGACGTTTGCCGCTTCCGTTGTGCTGACAGTGGCAACGGCGAGCGGATTTCTGGGCGTGGCTGTAAACCTGGCGGTAAGTGTGTTGGCTCCGTATCTACACCTGGCGCGTGAATCCAGACCGATGACACGTCTCATCATTGACGATGTCATTCTTGGCGGCGCCAAGGCCGACGACCCCCTGGCGGCAGTTCTGCCGATCGCTGCGGTGCTGCTGCTCGCCGGAGGAATGGTTCTTGTTGCCGCCTGTGTCAACCTTGCCACTCTTTTGACTAACCAGTACCGGACGCGCCTAGGCGAGTTCGCAATTCGTGCCAGCATCGGCGGCACGCCCAGCCGACTGTTGCGGCAACTCTTCGCTGAAGGCGTAGTCCTCTCCTTGATGGCTTCGGCCTTGGGTGGGGTCTTCGCGTTCTGGACGCGACAGACAATGTTCGGGTTCTTCTCTCCCGAACAGGCGGCGATCGTGGAGGAAAGCTTTAGCGCCAGCGCGACGCTCGCTACGAGTGGGCTGACTCTGGCCTTGTGTGCAGCTGTATTCTTCTCGTGCGCCCGGTTCGCGTCCGGGCTCGGATTGCCATTCCTCCAGGCAGGGTCCAGCAACCTATCGATTAAGGCAAAAGGCGCCCGTCCAAGCGGGCCATTAGTGGTCGCTCAAGTTGCCGTCGCGAGCGCGTCGCTTATTGGTGCGGCCATGTTGCGCGATGGACTGAATCACACCTTGCAGGTAGGCCCGGGTCTCACGTCCTCAGGCGTCGCCGTCATTCACGCGATCACCCAAAAGCGTTATGAAGACCCGGCACGAGGACGGCGATTTCAGTACGAGGTTCTGGAACGAGTATCCAGGACTCCAGGCGTTGAGTCAGCGGCCTGGACGAGCAGCCTCCCTTTGGTCAAAACCAGCCGCACAGGATACTCGCGAGATGAGGCCGGTCCGTTCTTGCCTTACGACACCGTAATGATCTCGTCAGGGTACTTCGAGACCATGCGCCACCCCATCCTAAACGGCCGCGAGTTCAATGCTGAACACGACGCAACACGCGCTGATGCCGCGATAGTCAACTTACCTCTTGCGCAAACTCTGTTTGCTGACGGTGCGCTGCGTCAACATCTCCTGACAGACACCGGCAGGCGCCTCGAGATCATCGGCGTCGTGTCGGACGCTAAGTATCGGAAGATGGCGGAATCCGTTAGGCCTACGGTCTTCGTACCACTGTCGACCATGTATCTATCAGGACTACACCTTGTGACGAGGACGGAGGGGCAAGCGTCGAGGATGATCCCTGCCATCGCCGAAGTCGTGCGCTCGATAGACAATCCAGAGATCGATCGTGAAACGACCCTCGACCTCCACCTACAAACGGCCGTCAGGCGCGAGCAAGTTGCGATGGTCTTCGTGGGCGCATGCTCTGTAATGATTCTGCTATTCGCCTTGATTGGACCCTTTTTATTGACCAGGCATTCCGTCCGCAGCCGGCAGGACGAACTGGCGGTTCGGGTCGCCGTCGGTGCGCGTAGGAAGCATCTTTTCGAGTTGGTCATGTCTCATGCGGCCAGGGCCACTTTGGCGGGTATTCTGATAGGCGAGGCCAGCGCGCTGGCAGTCGGGGCCTCCTTCGGATACATACCCGGCAACTCAATCGCCACGGCGATACCGCCTTCTCTGGCGATCGCCGCGATCTTGATGGGATCGTGCGCGGTGTCGGCGGCCCTTCCTACCGTCAGGATTCTCCGCGCCAATCCTGCTTCTGCGTTGCGGTGA